One part of the Neodiprion virginianus isolate iyNeoVirg1 chromosome 3, iyNeoVirg1.1, whole genome shotgun sequence genome encodes these proteins:
- the LOC124300293 gene encoding serine-rich adhesin for platelets-like isoform X2 — protein MEALLPSEIARLVFGYLEDQKCNEAARSFLEASPHLHECRTAVLNGRRFNTRVNGYTLTDIFDKFSAAHLLVQERLNKVADCEQVKRCGDLLDQLRFLIGGSRGQRFVVNINVPSQASSQTYGGSPLITSSIRKRYHSASDRDRSRRCPKPLHQLSENQTEPVSSQLRCETVEATPLESLPGHTYLSSVPHQPEPSTSHDSDGVYCTSTKNEYTDRPPLGDFSSLTTQMCHDTRLSNQAMEQETSSGRLEKCSSGLEDVTDITDLRRTDNEENKNLMLGGKTMATSTDELTTYSSIEVQTTPYALSESESNELDDEPIENLSLLTKELLNRTELQERIAENINKAILPIEMPSKDESICESMSGEMNTSIMAELNNAIKSIVVATETDPVFENFLDEIIGPNVDTDTSPDEEHDFRVSLEHETNSRIQTEPSNTAVVDMELEEVTSVVSTKSTSSNGITELPLKHRLRSSSRQQNSKPEDERDRTKDVERVDNALEDHNAEAIRSIINANIVGNKQMSDKGPAVGNAIAAKPAVAIQSTELSQPVSIPPASQIADSTEVMENDLTSHKSSEEPAVKNLICPNSNSELNGNQINLISEQEMMAMPTLILCSAAEVRNSIKADNLSSSQSTVSYPEPRFVPIAPKGPDNLEPMLPLYLRAVHVPIQVQSKIQPQVATKVEKMITNPPSSSQVSRANTKCNRKMMKKKKNLKSAIVPTNTAVESKTLSVTNTEQTSSAEVESITLYANDNSFGTLIENAGNMPMINLDDTMALTGTGFSPYLKFHDNKNITSTSNVSSAKLTNDVPIEQLDVDIKVDESKVLPHTENILFARNTPKSLLRNRSRNNRLSMSTPRRRSNHIRALDFNTPKKSSSSEQKTGSDKSVQFSPKSSKRIRSACRTSLFKSPPFSGSVTMSQKIKTPVKDQQPYKVPIATRSPAPKLLGGWDKYTGVGMILGGTSPHPSSSSTSVEHDEPPSYSQAKSSSCTVKKSWDADLRQVLQDYQQPSCSTLLVKKGPVKVKSRVGKSCSAGRKENASKSEGSENAEQSKHGVIMDRNESKFIVKRGVNSFDEVISDEVADVSPSVANKEISLHEKRSALNTNVELVVQTDAQIVTSKLRHEHALKDEMESSEGFDVSKTKEKLSVKKYAILKTLETKISKHKYNREIESTTLCPNDSSQKKSECLKVSPETHSLTTHILQMCDLETPRKGDISPGIPPTPRMLSPSSITITPFTNRTQESSKVPGIISTPDFPPTPNIRLTPKTMEEITIDGIKKGEFGTCSPYYEPSTEQPNIVDNVFSSLNTTKKSGPEVVPVAPSMKTDPDDMLNSGVDNDFIRSTLKRKPEITQFEVIKENLSKEEADKELKISTNSTSTEVLLPELIYATPINIQEQIEDENVFERSPQNQSTDSTSLNESSKSSSSGTSSSSSTSSSCSCSSFATTSTPFKSVTKCKTKSNACDTSTDSSAKNQPDVLNTHDLISKLSPITVNNGVAAVESNKNLFEMQNTSSLEKGETSPLKVLLLNKTQEEVDASTKETPLKDEALLSEANISETPSSSKSGIENLTNLKSKLSTLDNSGYEDNSKQNQVVNKTHIHPFTRLKPKIISVQHFLPDVSLALKPQLLSEIVSSTTQPSNSQVSSSSVTLDGKLGMHLEEKRLRLMAKLKSNPQTKIAPNRVRFKQVNLNAKMNTKEKHTIATFSTYEQRKSSTQTMSDNPATKQVIQIKKKTNPNATNSSRASSKRISENESNEGAQLTQSQEASVKLISEDCKQEKCDAAQSGTKKSSNMNTHKSSTIRKKDCNAPLKSRKSIRRIRNRQVLQETAKAECDSKICDAMRNEDPLTVGLTTLDYDTSQPMSYTELNEDLGATSKIIDLRHSTELIAIVSQKCETIFEKDSDDKNDEECPVENITIPVKKSQTVQLSKVDQIKRDLFSDEENSDQRTTRSKTRQLSDTQKSEPSMPVYSAQSEPKICEIVPKKSKEELTNVLECLKLVPANKTETIGNTGNSSQLHINELGEYQFFHTDSVSIKKKRTKFRSSSLEYIISRYLDDDNGTECQKVMTSTAYEEIFNHSPRPKKRVVAKKLKIKNSKSTKEEALKPTSTLGTKFENDIIETSVVLSSSVKLKTAPSKVKKNATKTQTKSLMLTKKDDETEHEDGNPDSEKLKISDSVEDQPIEKKRRIADPQSLLKKLDLDLFLTSVHGPVGQ, from the exons GATACCTTGAAGACCAAAAATGCAATGAGGCTGCCAGATCGTTTTTGGAAGCCTCTCCACACCTGCATGAATGTCGCACTGCTGTATTAAACGGCAGACGGTTCAACACCCGTGTCAACGGATATACACTTACtgatatatttgataaattttctgcTGCTCATTTATTAG TGCAGGAGAGATTGAATAAAGTTGCGGATTGTGAGCAGGTCAAACGATGTGGCGATTTGCTGGACCAGTTGCGATTTCTGATTGGAGGATCTCGAGGACAACGTTTTGTAGTAAACATCAATGTTCCATCACAA GCGAGTTCTCAAACTTATGGCGGATCTCCGTTAATAACTAGTAGTATACGTAAAAGGTATCACAGTGCCAGTGATAGAGACCGTTCTAGGCGTTGCCCAAAACCGCTACATCAACTAAGTGAAAACCAGACCGAGCCAGTAAGCAGTCAGT tacGTTGCGAAACAGTAGAAGCTACTCCACTGGAAAGCTTACCTGGTCATACATATTTGAGCAGCGTACCCCATCAGCCTGAGCCGTCTACTAGCCATGACAGTGATGGCGTTTACTGCACTTCAACAAAAAATGAGTACACTGATCGCCCTCCTTTGGGTGATTTTTCATCTCTTACGACACAGATGTGTCACGATACGAGATTGTCCAACCAGGCCATGGAGCAGGAAACTTCGA GTGGAAGACTGGAGAAATGCAGTTCAGGTTTGGAAGATGTAACAGATATAACGGATTTGAGGCGGACAGATAATGAGGAAAACAAGAACTTAATGCTCGGAGGAAAAACGATGGCTACTAGTACTGATGAATTGACCACGTACTCCAGCATTGAAGTACAAACCACTCCCTACGCCCTCTCGGAATCAGAGTCAAATGAGCTGGACGATGAgccaattgaaaatttaagc TTACTGACCAAAGAACTACTTAATCGGACGGAATTGCAAGAAAGAATAgctgaaaatataaacaaagCAATACTTCCCATAGAAATGCCTTCTAAGGATGAAAGCATTTGTGAGTCTATGAGTGGCGAGATGAACACCTCGATCATGGCTGAGCTGAATAATGCAATTAAATCCATAGTTGTAGCGACAGAAACGGATccagtatttgaaaattttttggacgAGATCATAGGACCAAATGTGGATACCGATACCAGTCCAGATGAAGAGCATGACTTCAGAGTTAGTTTGGAACATGAAACAAATTCTAG AATTCAGACGGAACCATCTAATACTGCTGTAGTTGACATGGAACTGGAAGAAGTAACTTCAGTAGTATCCACTAAAAGTACGAGTTCAAATGGCATAACAGAGTTACCTTTGAAGCACAGATTACGTAGTTCATCTCGACAACAGAATAGTAAGCCGGAGGACGAAAGAGACAGAACAAAAGACGTTGAAAGAGTTGACAATGCTCTTGAAGATCATAACGCTGAAGCTATTCGGAGTATTATTAATGCAAACATAGTTGGAAATAAACAAATGTCAGACAAAGGTCCTGCAGTCGGGAATGCTATAGCAGCAAAGCCTGCTGTGGCTATCCAGTCCACTGAATTGTCGCAACCTGTATCAATTCCTCCTGCAAGTCAGATCGCAGACAGTACTGAAGTAATGGAAAATGATCTTACAAGCCACAAAAGTAGTGAGGAACCAGCCGTTAAAAACCTCATTTGTCCAAATTCTAATTCTGAGCTAAATGGCAATCAGATTAATCTCATCAGTGAACAAGAAATGATGGCGATGCCTACATTGATTCTTTGTTCTGCAGCAGAAGTGCGCAATAGTATTAAAGCAGATAATCTGt CCTCATCCCAGTCAACTGTGTCTTACCCTGAACCTCGATTCGTTCCCATTGCCCCAAAAG GACCTGACAATTTGGAGCCAATGTTGCCGTTGTATCTCAGAGCTGTACATGTTCCGATACAAGTTCAATCGAAGATTCAACCTCAAGTCGCTACCAAAGTAGAGAAAATGATAACGAATCCTCCATCGTCATCACAGGTATCAAGAGCTAATACAAAGTGTAATCgcaaaatgatgaaaaaaaagaaaaatcttaaGTCTGCTATTGTACCGACAAATACCGCCGTAGAGTCTAAAACTTTGTCGGTTACGAACACAGAACAGACTAGTTCTGCAGAAGTTGAGTCTATAACACTTTATGCAAATGACAATAGCTTTGGTACACTGATTGAAAATGCTGGGAATATGCCAATGATAAATCTTGATGATACAATGGCCTTAACTGGTACCGGTTTCTCTCCCTATCTAAAATTCCACGataacaaaaatatcacatCAACATCCAACGTATCATCAGCAAAACTGACCAATGATGTTCCGATTGAACAATTAGATGTGGATATCAAGGTTGACGAATCTAAAGTATTGCCTCATacggaaaatattttatttgctCGGAACACTCCAAAGTCATTGTTAAGAAATAGGTCCAGAAATAACAGATTAAGCATGTCAACCCCTCGAAGGCGAAGCAATCACATAAGAGCACTGGATTTTAACACCCCAAAAAAATCATCAAGTTCTGAGCAGAAGACAGGCAGCGACAAAAGTGTACAATTTTCTCCAAAATCGTCTAAACGTATAAGGTCAGCTTGTAGAACAAGCCTCTTCAAGTCTCCACCTTTTTCTGGTTCGGTAACGATGtcacagaaaataaaaacaccaGTGAAAGATCAACAGCCATATAAAGTACCAATTGCTACCAGAAGCCCTGCTCCAAAGTTACTCGGAGGCTGGGATAAGTACACTGGCGTTGGAATGATCCTTGGCGGCACATCTCCACATCCCAGTTCTTCGTCGACATCCGTCGAACACGATGAACCACCATCCTATTCTCAAGCAAAATCCTCGTCATgtactgtgaaaaaaagttgggATGCCGATCTTAGGCAAGTTTTACAGGACTATCAACAACCTTCGTGTTCGACATTGCTAGTGAAAAAGGGACCTGTAAAAGTGAAAAGTAGAGTTGGGAAAAGCTGCAGCGCAGGTAGAAAGGAAAATGCTTCAAAATCTGAAGGAAGTGAAAATGCTGAGCAGTCTAAGCATGGCGTAATAATGGACCGGaatgaatcgaaatttattgtaaaacgGGGTGTGAATAGTTTTGACGAAGTTATATCTGATGAAGTTGCGGATGTTAGTCCTTCAGTAGCAAACAAAGAGATATCACTGCATGAAAAGCGCTCTGCTTTAAATACAAATGTCGAATTAGTCGTGCAAACCGATGCACAGATCGTTACCTCCAAATTACGGCATGAACATGCTCTTAAAGATGAGATGGAATCCTCTGAAGGCTTTGATGTGagtaaaacgaaagaaaaactgaGTGTTAAAAAGTATGCTATATTAAAAACtttggaaacaaaaatttcaaaacacaaGTACAATCGTGAAATCGAAAGCACAACTTTATGCCCTAATGACTCTAGCCAAAAGAAAAGTGAATGTTTGAAAGTTTCTCCTGAAACTCATAGTCTAACAACTCACATATTGCAAATGTGTGATTTAGAAACTCCAAGAAAAGGCGATATTTCTCCTGGTATTCCTCCCACTCCAAGAATGCTCAGTCCAAGTAGCATTACTATAACTCCATTTACGAACAGGACCCAGGAATCAAGCAAAGTTCCAGGTATCATTAGTACGCCGGATTTTCCACCGACTCCAAACATAAGGCTAACGCCAAAAACAATGGAAGAAATCACGATTGATGGAATCAAGAAAGGAGAGTTTGGAACATGTTCGCCTTATTATGAACCGAGTACAGAACAGCCGAATATTGTAGATAACGTGTTCAGTAGCCTAAATACCACAAAAAAAAGTGGGCCCGAAGTTGTACCTGTTGCACCGTCCATGAAAACGGACCCTGATGATATGCTCAATAGTGGGGTggataatgattttataagAAGTACTTTAAAGCGTAAACCAGAAATAACACAGTTTGAAGTAATAAaggaaaatttgtcaaaagaAGAAGCTGACAAAGAGTTGAAGATATCGACAAATTCTACAAGTACTGAAGTACTATTACCTGAATTGATCTATGCGACACCTATTAATATTCAAGAACagattgaagatgaaaatgtttttgaacGGTCCCCACAAAATCAGAGTACTGATTCCACAAGTCTAAATGAATCGAGCAAATCGTCATCATCTGGCACTAGTTCATCTTCATCAACGTCATCATCATGTAGTTGCTCCAGTTTTGCAACTACATCTACGCCATTCAAGTCGGTAacaaaatgtaaaacaaaatctaACGCGTGCGATACCAGCACTGACTCTAGTGCCAAAAATCAACCCGATGTACTGAATACTCACGATTTAATAAGTAAACTTTCTCCCATAACTGTAAACAACGGCGTTGCTGCAGTAGAAAGTAACAAAAATCTCTTTGAAATGCAAAATACTTCGTCATTAGAGAAAGGAGAAACATCACCTTTAAAAGTACTGTTACTGAATAAGACTCAGGAGGAGGTAGACGCTTCAACAAAGGAAACACCGCTTAAAGATGAGGCACTACTGTCCGAGGCTAATATTTCCGAAACTCCTAGTAGCTCTAAATCtggaatagaaaatttgaCCAATTTAAAGTCAAAACTTTCTACTTTGGACAATTCTGGCTATGAAGATAATTCAAAACAGAATCAGGTAGTTAATAAAACTCATATTCATCCTTTTACAAGACTGAAACCGAAAATTATAAGTGTGCAACACTTTTTGCCAGATGTTTCACTTGCACTCAAGCCACAATTGCTATCTGAAATTGTAAGCAGTACAACACAACCTTCGAATAGCCAAGTCTCCTCATCATCCGTTACATTAGATGGTAAGCTTGGTATGcatttggaagaaaaaagactGCGTCTAATGGCTAAGCTGAAAAGTAATCCTCAGACAAAGATAGCTCCAAATAGAGTAAGGTTCAAACAAGTAAATTTAAATGCGAAAATGAATACCAAAGAAAAACATACTATAGCCACATTTTCCACTTATGAACAGAGAAAGAGTTCAACTCAAACAATGTCTGATAATCCAGCAACAAAGcaagttattcaaattaaaaaaaaaacaaaccccAATGCAACAAACAGTAGCAGAGCATCGAGCAAACGGATTTCGGAAAATGAAAGTAATGAGGGAGCACAGCTTACGCAATCCCAAGAAGCTtcggtgaaattaatttctgaaGACTGTAAACAGGAAAAATGTGATGCAGCTCAAAGTGGCACAAAAAAGTCATCTAATATGAATACACACAAAAGTTCtacgataagaaaaaaagactgTAATGCACCTCTGAAAAGTAGAAAATCGATCAGGAGAATACGAAATCGGCAAGTGCTTCAGGAGACTGCCAAAGCTGAGTGTGACTCCAAAATTTGTGATGCGATGAGAAATGAAGATCCATTGACAGTGGGTTTGACTACATTAGATTACGATACCTCACAACCAATGAGTTACACGGAATTGAATGAAGACCTTGGAGCTACTAGCAAAATTATTGATCTAAGACATTCAACCGAACTTATAGCAATTGTATCCCAAAAGTGTGAaacgattttcgaaaaagaTTCCGATGACAAAAATGATGAGGAATGTCCTGTAGAAAATATCACCATTCCAGTGAAAAAAAGTCAGACTGTTCAGTTGTCTAAAGTCGACCAGATCAAAAGGGATCTTTTCAGTGATGAGGAAAATAGCGATCAGAGAACTACTCGTTCGAAAACCCGTCAATTATCGGATACGCAAAAAAGTGAACCTTCTATGCCTGTTTATAGCGCTCAATCCGAACCGAAGATTTGTGAGATTGTGCctaaaaaatcaaaagaagAATTAACAAATGTTTTGGAATGTTTGAAATTAGTTCCGGCGAATAAAACTGAAACAATTGGGAACACAGGCAACAGTTCTCAATTACATATTAACGAGTTGGGTGAATATCAGTTTTTCCATACTGATTCCGTatcaataaagaaaaagagaacaaaGTTTCGTAGTAGTAGTTTGGAATATATAATATCTCGGTATCTTGATGATGACAACGGAACAGAATGTCAGAAGGTAATGACATCCACTGCttatgaagaaattttcaatcattctcCAAGACCAAAGAAAAGAGTAGTGGCTAAGAagctgaaaattaaaaattccaaatcCACAAAAGAAGAGGCTCTGAAACCCACAAGTACACTtggaacaaaatttgaaaacgataTAATAGAGACATCAGTTGTTTTATCTTCGAGcgtgaaattaaaaaccgCACCATCCAAAGTTAAGAAGAATGCTACAAAAACGCAAACCAAGAGCCTCATGTTGACTAAGAAAGATGATGAAACGGAGCATGAAG ATGGCAACCCAGATTCGGAGAAACTGAAAATCTCAGACTCAGTAGAAGATCAACCG aTTGAAAAGAAACGACGTATTGCTGACCCACAATcattattgaagaaattaGACCTGGACCTCTTTCTGACGTCTGTTCATGGACCTGTCGGACAATAA